From a region of the Primulina eburnea isolate SZY01 chromosome 7, ASM2296580v1, whole genome shotgun sequence genome:
- the LOC140835831 gene encoding uncharacterized protein, protein MTAQDGDNMPKPETDWTTDEVQSSNYNSKALNAIFTSVDINMFSLITNCTSAKSAWDILQRHCEGSETVRRTRLRILTSKFEMMRMEESETVLDYDRRLWEIANEAFSCGDHISNERLVSKVLRSLPEIFNIKICAIDEAKYTSQMAFEDLISSLRTLEMNMDMQKKDKGKTLTFQTAGESFRCCPRCGHNICKNSVCLKSTNSGNSNADEELEPDDEEMTLESVQKLYEDLFEDWTKRNKLNSTLVKENTDLKAVVAKLEVILFKKDVELGHWYFDSGSSRHMTGSREHLIDYVEQNCGRVTYGGGAKGKVVGKGTLNVEGLSKLHNVLHVEGLNSNLISISQLCDDNLLVKFDKHNCEVFDEANM, encoded by the exons ATGACAGCTCAAGATGGTGACAACATGCCAAAACCTGAAACTGATTGGACTACTGATGAAGTGCAAAGTTCAAACTACAACTCAAAGGCCTTGAATGCCATCTTTACGTCGGTTGACATAAATATGTTCAGTTTGATCACAAACTGTACTTCGGCTAAAAGTGCATGGGATATCCTCCAAAGACACTGTGAAGGTTCTGAGACTGTGCGACGAACCAGATTGAGGATCCTCACTTCCAAATTCGAGATGATGAGGATGGAAGAATCTGAAACTGTACTAGACTATGATCGTCGCCTATGGGAAATTGCTAATGAAGCGTTCAGTTGTGGAGACCATATCTCCAATGAGCGTTTAGTTAGCAAGGTCCTTCGTTCCTTGCCCGaaatatttaacataaaaatttgtGCAATAGATGAGGCTAAGTACACTTCTCAGATGGCTTTTGAAGATCTTATCAGTTCACTTCGTACTTTAGAGATGAACATGGACATGCAGAAGAAAGACAAAGGGAAAACACTAACATTCCAA ACTGCAGGTGAATCTTTTAGGTGTTGCCCTAGGTGTGGCCACAACATCTGCAAAAATTCAGTGTGCTTAAAATCCACAAATTCTGGAAATTCGAATGCAGATGAAGAATTGGAACCTGATGATGAAGAGATGACTCTTGAGAGTGTTCAAAAGCTTTATGAAGATTTGTTTGAGGATTGGACCAAAAGAAACAAGCTTAACTCAACTCTTGTAAAGGAAAACACTGATCTAAAAGCCGTGGTTGCGAAACTTGAAGTCATTCTTTTCAAAAAGGATGTGGAACTAG GACattggtactttgatagtgggagctcacgccacatgacaggttcaAGAGAACATCTCATCGATTATGTTGAACAAAATTGTGGTAGAGTAACCTATGGAGGGGGAGCTAAAGGAAAAGTTGTTGGAAAGGGCACTCTCAATGTTGAAGGACTGTCAAAGCTCCACAATGTGCTTCATGTTGAAGGATTAAATTCAAATCTTATAAGCATAAGCCAATTGTGTGATGATAATTTGCTTGTTAAGTTTGATAAACATAACTGTGAAGTTTTTGATGAAGCTAACATGTGA